The genome window CCGGGAATGCCCCGCAGGAAGCCCTTCACCTCGTCGGCCAATCTCCGGAGCACGGGGATCTCGGCCCCCACGATCCGCGCCTCGATCGCCGGACCCCCCGGGCCAGTCTGAGTCTTCAAGAACTGAATCTTCGTGATCCCAGGAATGTCTGCCATGCCCCCGCGGAGATCCGCGATCACCGCATCCACGGTGCGACGGCGGTCCTCCTCGAGCTCGACCAGCAATTGCCCCAGGTTCGAACCCCACTCCGCCCGGTGCACGTCCAGAAAAGTGATCCCCACGTTGGTGGCGACCGACCTCAGTTCCTCTGGCGGCAGGTTGAGCACCACCTGCTCGGCGCGCTTGGCGACTTCCAGCGTATCCTCGATCTTGGCCGCAGAAGAAGTTTCGAGGTTGATCATGAACTGGGAGGATTCAAACTCCCTGAAGAGCACGAAGGGAATCCGGTACCAGGCCGTCGTCCCGAGGAGGATGGTGAAGCAGAGCATGAGGACGGCAGTCACATAGCGCCATTTGACCGCCATGGCCAGCAAGGTGCCGTAGACGGTTCGGGCCCGTGTCAACCAGCCCACTTCGCGGCGGCGAACACGCTGGGCGTAGGCCGGAGTGATGACATCGGACAGGTGGGAGGGGAGGACCACCAGCGCCTGGAGGAGTGAGGCGAGCAACGCAAATGTGACCACGACCGGGATGGGGGCCAGGAAGACGCCCATAGTCCCAGGGATCAAGAGGAGGGGGAGAAAGGCTGCTATGGTTGTCGTTACCGTCGCCACCACTGGCCAGGCCACCTCGGCTGTCCCCTGCATGGCTGCCTGCCGGGGATCCATCCCTTGTTCTACGTAACGGTAGACATTCTCTGTCACCACGATCGCGTCGTCGACCAGTAGCCCCAGGACGAGGATCAGGCTGAAGAGCGAGATCATATTCAGGCTGATCCCGTACAGCGACATGAGGACGATGCCCCCGAGCATGGCAAAGGGAATGCCCAAACCAGTGAGAAAGGCGATTCGGGCCCGCATGAAAACCCATAGAGTAATCAGGACGATGGTCAGCCCGATCGCGCCGCTCAAGCGGAGGGTATTCAGGCGATTCCGGATGAAGACTGAGAAGTCGTTGTATACGCCTATCGTCACCGTCTCGGGCAGCCGGTCCCGGACTTCTTCTACCAGGGCGCGGACCGAGGCGGCGATGTCAATGGCGTCTCCTGTGCGCTCCTTGATGACCACCAGGTTGATGGCCGCCTGCCCGCCCCATCGCCCTATGGTGGTAGGCTCTTCGAACGTCTCGTGAACGATGGCCAGGTCTGCCACGGTGAGGGGTGTTCCGGTGGCGACGCTCCGCAGGATAATCCGCTCGACCTCCTCGGCCCCGGCAGCCTCTCCCAGCGTCCGGACCAGGATCTCGCCGCGGGGCGTCTTCAAGGTACCGCCGGGTACGTTCCGGTTGTGGGCAGCGATGGCGGCCCGGACATCATCCAGGCTCATCCCGTACTGCTCGAGTCGGGCAGGGTCCACCTCGACCCAGATCTGCTGCTCGCGAATTCCCAGGATCCGGACGGTGGCGACCCCTGGGATGCGGCGGAGCTCGTCTCGGAGGTCTTTGGCCATGTCCCGGAGCGTTGCCTCGTCGATATCAGAGGCGAGCGAGACGGTGATGACCGGGAAGGTAGACTTCACCTCGCGGACCTGGGGGTCGTCGGCCTCTCCCGGCAAGTCGGTGACATCGTCGAGGGCCGCCCGGACGTCGTTCAGGGCTCGGTTCATGTCTGTTTCGGGTTGGAATTTGAGCAAGATCTCGGATCTGCCCTCCTGCGAGATCGAGAGCATTTCGTCCAGCTCGTCAAGATCTGCCATCTCTTCCTCGATGTTGGCCGTGATCAGATTCTCCACTTCTTCGGGGGAGGCGCCCGTGAACTGGGTCGTGATCTGGACTGCTTGGCGGGAAAACTCGGGGAACAGCTCCCGGTGCATTCGAAAGTAGGTCGCTATCCCCGCCCCCAGGACGAACAAGGTGAGCAGGTTCACCGTGACCGGGTTTCGAACAGAGAACTCGATCAGTCTTCTCACGGCGTCAGCTCCCGTGTCTCCACCACCCGAATTGCAGCCCCGTCTCGAAGCAAGCGATGCCCTGTAACTACCAGGAGATCACCGGGCTCAAGGCCCCGTGTGATCAGGTAGCGGGGCCCGAAGGTGCGGGCAATGGTGACCGGACGGCGTTTGGCAATTTCCTGCTCGGCGTTCGCGACAAACACCGCTGGCGACCCGTCCTTGGTCACGACGCTTGCGCGCGGGATGAGGATGGCCTGTGGGTAGGATCGGACCGGGATGGTGGCACGGGCGAACATGCCAGGCAGGAGCCGCCTCGGACCGCGGTTCTTGACGAGGACCTCCACCGGAAAGGTCCGGGTCTCGGGGTCCGCCCGGGGGCCGATGTGTTCGACCCGCCCCTGGAAAGGCTCGGCAAACCCTTTCAGTGTGATTTTGGCTTTCGCGCCGGGATGGAGGAAGCCGACGTCATCCGCAGGAATGCGAATCAGGACCTTTACGGTCTTGATGTCCGCGAGGCGGAACAGGACCGTTCCCGGGGCGACTTGTTCTCCCAGGGTGACCGGTTTCTCGGAAATGATGCCCGCGAAGGGGGCTCGCACTTGGGTGTCCGCGAGGGCATTCTGCGCCCGCCATAGCTCCGCCTGGGCCGAGGCGACTTCCGCTTCCGCCACCTCATACATCGCCTCCGCCTCACGGAGGCCACTGTCGGCCCGTTCGAAATCCTCCTGCGTGCGGCGGAGAGCCAGCTCAACCGCCTTCACCTCTACCCAGGCGATTCCCCCTTCGTCGAACAGGGATTTCAGTCGGTCATATTCGGCCTGGGCCAACCGCAGCTTGTCTTGGTTGATACGGATCAAGGCCTTTTGTCGTGCGATCTGCGCCTGTCGGGTGCGAACCTGAGCGCGGGCGCGGGCCACCATCGCCTTCCGTTGGCTCACGTCGATCCGGAAGGGGGTGGGGTCAATCTTGGCGAGCAGTGTTCCTTGCTTTACAGCGGAGCCCAGCTCGATCTCCGAGGGGATTGCCGTCACCGGCCCCGAGACCTTGACACTGACCGCCGCTTCCCGGATAGCCTGCACGGTTCCCAGCGCCTCCAGCCGGTGGGTGAAGTCCTGGGGGGTTACGCGGGCCACCTCCACCGGCACCGGCACCGGTTTCACCTTGGAGTTGCGTGGCTCCTGCACCGCCCGAATCAGATAGACGCCTACCGCGGTCACGAGGACCATCGCCAAGATCAAAAGGACTGAGAGACGGCGCCGGGTCATGGCTGGAGGCTCCGCAGGATCGTCTGGGTTAGGCTCTCACGCATGGCGTCGAGATCGAAGGCGTCGCGGTCGCACAGCCACTGAAGAACCAGCCCGTCGAGCGTGGCAAGGATGCTGGCGGCGGCCAACAGCGGGTTGTCGCAGCGGAGGGACCCGTCCTTGACGCCGCCAGCAATGATGGCCGCGACATCGTTCCTCGCGACCGCGTAGGCCTCCCGCAGGCGCGTCTGGAGAAGCGTCTGCTGCTCCCCCCGGCCCCCCTCGGCCCAATAATCGAAGAAGACCAGAAAGAACGGCTCCCAGAGACGAAAGGTCTGAAACGCAACTGCGATGAATCGCTCGAGCATAGCGGCCGGCTGCCGGATGCCCTCAAGTTCTTTCATGTAGAAGGCTTTCAGCTCGGCCAACATGTGATCGTGCAAGGCCAAGAATAGATCGGTCTTGCTCTTGAAGTATTCGTAAACGGTTCCCTTGCCGATGCCGGCCTCCTCGGCCACCGCCTTCATTTTTGCCCGGTGGTATCCCTCTCGGGCAAAGACCCGCATTGCAGCCTCGAGAATTTCCCTCCGCTTTCTGTCCTTATCAACAATAATAGGCACTTACGAACTCCATCCAGGAATGACCGACCAACCGGTCATTCTTATTTTATTATCGATCCTTCCCGAGATGCTGTCAAGCCCCCGGGCCTTTCCCAATATGAATATTTCAGGTATTGTCCCTGCAGGCCAACCTGACCGCTTTTGTCTGCAAGCCCCCGAAGGAGCGGGAAAATAGGAAAAAGCGGAGAGTCAGGAATGGACAAGGATTAATTCCGGCCGGGGGAGCATTATGGTGTTCGACGTTTGTGTCATTGGTCA of Candidatus Methylomirabilota bacterium contains these proteins:
- a CDS encoding TetR/AcrR family transcriptional regulator, coding for MPIIVDKDRKRREILEAAMRVFAREGYHRAKMKAVAEEAGIGKGTVYEYFKSKTDLFLALHDHMLAELKAFYMKELEGIRQPAAMLERFIAVAFQTFRLWEPFFLVFFDYWAEGGRGEQQTLLQTRLREAYAVARNDVAAIIAGGVKDGSLRCDNPLLAAASILATLDGLVLQWLCDRDAFDLDAMRESLTQTILRSLQP
- a CDS encoding efflux RND transporter permease subunit, whose protein sequence is MRRLIEFSVRNPVTVNLLTLFVLGAGIATYFRMHRELFPEFSRQAVQITTQFTGASPEEVENLITANIEEEMADLDELDEMLSISQEGRSEILLKFQPETDMNRALNDVRAALDDVTDLPGEADDPQVREVKSTFPVITVSLASDIDEATLRDMAKDLRDELRRIPGVATVRILGIREQQIWVEVDPARLEQYGMSLDDVRAAIAAHNRNVPGGTLKTPRGEILVRTLGEAAGAEEVERIILRSVATGTPLTVADLAIVHETFEEPTTIGRWGGQAAINLVVIKERTGDAIDIAASVRALVEEVRDRLPETVTIGVYNDFSVFIRNRLNTLRLSGAIGLTIVLITLWVFMRARIAFLTGLGIPFAMLGGIVLMSLYGISLNMISLFSLILVLGLLVDDAIVVTENVYRYVEQGMDPRQAAMQGTAEVAWPVVATVTTTIAAFLPLLLIPGTMGVFLAPIPVVVTFALLASLLQALVVLPSHLSDVITPAYAQRVRRREVGWLTRARTVYGTLLAMAVKWRYVTAVLMLCFTILLGTTAWYRIPFVLFREFESSQFMINLETSSAAKIEDTLEVAKRAEQVVLNLPPEELRSVATNVGITFLDVHRAEWGSNLGQLLVELEEDRRRTVDAVIADLRGGMADIPGITKIQFLKTQTGPGGPAIEARIVGAEIPVLRRLADEVKGFLRGIPGVRDVRDDFTEGKEELQITLLPEARALGLNLGQIARQVQQAFLGVEASTIQRRDEDVPIVVRFPQAARRSLETVAGMKITLPSGEKVFLRDVARLESAIGTSKIRRDDQKRTITVLADVITREANAFQVAQRLKREFADVGRSFPGYRVVIKGERQEAEESLAAMPQVSLIALLLIYFLLGSLFKSFIQPLIVMAAIPFALDGVVIGHLIMGEPLSFLSMMGLVALSGVVVNDSLILVDFINRARKEGTPRDEAILKSGVARLRPVLLTTVTTVGSLVPLAFFASGQAKFLSPMAISVVWGLSFATILTLILVPCLYAMLDDLEALLRRLLPLEVGQTTHQLRS
- a CDS encoding efflux RND transporter periplasmic adaptor subunit, whose amino-acid sequence is MTRRRLSVLLILAMVLVTAVGVYLIRAVQEPRNSKVKPVPVPVEVARVTPQDFTHRLEALGTVQAIREAAVSVKVSGPVTAIPSEIELGSAVKQGTLLAKIDPTPFRIDVSQRKAMVARARAQVRTRQAQIARQKALIRINQDKLRLAQAEYDRLKSLFDEGGIAWVEVKAVELALRRTQEDFERADSGLREAEAMYEVAEAEVASAQAELWRAQNALADTQVRAPFAGIISEKPVTLGEQVAPGTVLFRLADIKTVKVLIRIPADDVGFLHPGAKAKITLKGFAEPFQGRVEHIGPRADPETRTFPVEVLVKNRGPRRLLPGMFARATIPVRSYPQAILIPRASVVTKDGSPAVFVANAEQEIAKRRPVTIARTFGPRYLITRGLEPGDLLVVTGHRLLRDGAAIRVVETRELTP